In the genome of Sorangium aterium, one region contains:
- a CDS encoding Spy/CpxP family protein refolding chaperone gives MFGFVVGTACLIGLFMTLKRGYRGDCGAPWGAGPRFFGRRGFGGHGFRRRFFLSFLFDRLGTTPTQEKVIVAAIDELRSAAEAQRSEIRGTRADVAAAMRSPSFDETRLGELFARHDTAIESLRKAAVGALAKVHAVLEDRQREQLADLIEIGPAAFRDMWSGRAGWRGDDPYRTHGRWA, from the coding sequence ATGTTCGGATTCGTGGTTGGAACGGCCTGTCTGATAGGCCTCTTCATGACGCTGAAGCGCGGCTACAGGGGTGACTGCGGTGCGCCCTGGGGCGCTGGGCCGCGCTTCTTCGGGCGGCGCGGCTTCGGGGGGCACGGCTTCCGCCGTCGCTTCTTCCTGTCCTTCCTCTTCGATCGGCTCGGCACCACGCCGACGCAGGAGAAGGTCATCGTCGCGGCCATCGACGAGCTCCGCTCCGCCGCAGAGGCCCAGCGGAGCGAGATCCGCGGCACGCGCGCGGACGTCGCTGCGGCGATGCGGAGCCCGAGCTTCGACGAGACGCGCCTCGGCGAGCTCTTCGCGCGCCACGACACGGCCATCGAGTCGCTGCGCAAGGCCGCGGTCGGCGCGCTCGCGAAGGTCCACGCCGTGCTCGAGGACCGCCAGCGCGAGCAACTCGCCGATCTCATCGAGATCGGGCCGGCCGCGTTCCGCGACATGTGGTCCGGCAGGGCCGGGTGGCGCGGCGACGATCCCTACAGGACCCACGGCCGGTGGGCGTGA
- a CDS encoding response regulator transcription factor — protein sequence MALRLLLIDDDTRLHALLASYLEQNGFAVTVACDGARGLAALAAGTFDAVLLDVMMPGMDGIEVVRRIRQKSSMPILMLTARGDEADRVVGLEIGADDYIAKPFSPRELLARLRAVLRRATPDAAGERIVAGDIAIDVPGRVVTVSGKPADLTGIEFDILVALARRAGRVVAREALLEEAGRGDVNVGGRTVDVHISHLRQKLSDDPRSPRLIKTVRGVGYVLAKDRV from the coding sequence ATGGCGCTGCGGCTCCTGCTCATCGACGACGACACACGGCTCCACGCCTTGCTCGCGAGCTACCTCGAGCAGAACGGGTTCGCGGTGACCGTCGCGTGCGACGGCGCGCGCGGCCTGGCGGCGCTCGCCGCGGGCACCTTCGACGCCGTCCTGCTCGACGTGATGATGCCGGGCATGGACGGCATCGAGGTCGTCCGCCGCATCCGGCAGAAGAGCTCGATGCCGATCCTCATGCTCACCGCCCGCGGCGACGAGGCCGATCGCGTGGTCGGCCTCGAGATCGGCGCCGACGACTACATCGCGAAGCCCTTCAGCCCGCGCGAGCTGCTCGCGCGCCTCCGCGCGGTGCTCCGGCGGGCCACGCCCGACGCCGCCGGCGAGCGGATCGTGGCCGGCGACATCGCCATCGACGTGCCCGGCCGCGTCGTCACCGTCTCGGGCAAGCCCGCCGATCTCACCGGCATCGAGTTCGACATCCTCGTCGCCCTCGCGCGGCGCGCCGGCCGCGTCGTCGCCCGCGAGGCGCTCCTCGAGGAGGCCGGCCGCGGCGACGTCAACGTCGGCGGGCGGACGGTCGACGTGCACATCTCGCACCTGCGGCAGAAGCTGTCCGACGACCCGAGGTCGCCGAGGCTCATCAAGACGGTGCGCGGCGTCGGCTACGTGCTCGCCAAGGACCGCGTGTGA
- a CDS encoding HAMP domain-containing sensor histidine kinase yields MRRRYRSWLYENGRKVSIGRFLSARLHRRLFMWFGATILITALAAVATMGAIDRVGNSGWRREHARAQSFVAHEFERVWADPAARDALARGFAEDLEIDLELIDATGRRLARYGQPCRAQTLVSPVRDEAGPLGSVLLCPARGRSGGSLRFALPLLAVAIVMWGASGLIARRLARPLVDLAHVAHEIGAGKLSSRVRLDCHGQQGEVGIVAEAVNDMAARIERQLADQRELLAAVSHELRTPLARIRLLTEMAREGNGPSACVLDDLDREVMEIDALVGDLLASSRLDFAALTVTRLDPAEAGIRALERAGLDPTLLEVVEGTPAFQVDATLLARALANLLENARAHAGGAERLRVRPGGQRSVVFEVEDRGPGFAEGEETRIFEPFFRRERAAGGESGAERGSLGLGLALCKRIAEAHGGRAFAERREGGGARIGIELALRPPTSAARPQRRDREATGAGAGGANLAGRADTDARPRRA; encoded by the coding sequence GTGAGGAGGCGGTACCGATCCTGGCTCTACGAGAACGGGCGCAAGGTCTCGATCGGCCGCTTCCTGAGCGCGCGGCTGCACCGCCGGCTCTTCATGTGGTTCGGCGCGACCATCCTGATCACCGCGCTCGCCGCGGTCGCCACGATGGGGGCCATCGATCGCGTCGGCAACTCCGGCTGGCGGCGCGAGCACGCCCGCGCCCAGTCGTTCGTGGCCCACGAGTTCGAGCGGGTATGGGCCGATCCCGCGGCCCGAGACGCCCTCGCCCGCGGGTTCGCCGAGGATCTCGAGATCGACCTGGAGCTCATCGACGCGACAGGGCGGCGGCTCGCGAGGTACGGCCAGCCCTGCCGGGCGCAGACCCTGGTCTCCCCGGTCCGCGACGAAGCGGGGCCGCTCGGCTCCGTGCTCCTCTGCCCCGCGCGCGGCCGCTCCGGCGGGTCGCTCCGGTTCGCCCTGCCGCTGCTCGCCGTGGCCATCGTCATGTGGGGGGCCTCCGGCCTCATCGCGCGCCGCCTCGCCCGCCCGCTCGTCGATCTGGCCCACGTCGCCCACGAGATCGGCGCCGGCAAGCTGTCGAGCCGGGTCCGGCTCGACTGCCACGGGCAGCAGGGCGAGGTCGGGATCGTCGCCGAGGCGGTCAACGACATGGCCGCGCGCATCGAGCGCCAGCTCGCCGACCAGAGAGAGCTCCTCGCCGCCGTGTCGCACGAGCTCCGCACGCCGCTCGCCCGCATCCGCCTGCTGACGGAGATGGCTCGCGAGGGCAACGGACCGAGCGCCTGCGTGCTCGACGACCTCGACCGCGAGGTCATGGAGATCGACGCGCTCGTCGGCGACCTCCTGGCCAGCTCGCGCCTCGATTTCGCGGCCCTCACCGTGACCCGCCTCGACCCGGCCGAGGCCGGGATCCGCGCCCTGGAGCGCGCCGGGCTGGATCCGACGCTGCTGGAGGTCGTCGAGGGGACGCCGGCGTTCCAGGTGGACGCGACGCTGCTGGCGCGCGCCCTCGCCAACTTGCTGGAGAACGCGCGCGCGCACGCCGGCGGGGCCGAGCGGTTGAGGGTCCGTCCCGGCGGCCAGCGTAGCGTCGTCTTCGAGGTCGAGGACCGCGGGCCCGGGTTCGCGGAGGGGGAGGAGACGCGCATCTTCGAGCCGTTCTTCCGGCGCGAGCGGGCGGCGGGCGGCGAGAGCGGCGCCGAGCGCGGCTCGCTCGGCCTCGGCCTGGCGCTGTGCAAGCGCATCGCGGAGGCGCACGGGGGCCGCGCGTTCGCCGAGCGCCGCGAGGGCGGCGGGGCGCGCATCGGCATCGAGCTCGCGCTGCGTCCGCCGACCAGCGCCGCGCGCCCACAGCGACGCGACAGGGAAGCAACCGGAGCAGGCGCAGGCGGAGCAAACCTGGCGGGCCGAGCAGACACGGACGCCCGCCCTCGCCGCGCGTAG
- a CDS encoding response regulator, giving the protein MRILLCEDQDAIRRMIEALVGASGHEVIGVGTGREAVERALTEPFDVLLLDLMLPGSMDGFEVCERLRAHPGTSSLPILVISALDDHEARARALKLGATAYYAKPFRPLELLEHIGGLKAARRA; this is encoded by the coding sequence ATGCGAATCCTCCTCTGCGAAGATCAGGACGCGATCCGGCGCATGATCGAGGCGCTGGTCGGAGCGAGTGGTCACGAGGTGATCGGCGTGGGCACCGGCCGCGAGGCGGTGGAGCGCGCCCTGACCGAGCCCTTCGACGTGCTGCTGCTCGACCTGATGCTGCCCGGGAGCATGGATGGCTTCGAGGTCTGCGAGCGCCTCCGCGCGCACCCGGGCACCTCCAGCCTCCCCATCCTCGTGATCAGCGCCCTCGACGATCACGAGGCGCGCGCCCGCGCCTTGAAGCTCGGCGCGACCGCCTACTACGCCAAGCCGTTCCGGCCCCTCGAGCTCCTGGAGCACATCGGCGGGCTCAAGGCCGCGCGGCGCGCCTGA
- a CDS encoding Kelch repeat-containing protein encodes MSSQESPAREARHGRSTAGARWPLLLALAVLTGACSLLAESALSDKPSEGGQDATSTGGGCAPDCPDGACCGGTCVALDTDREHCGACGNACGDGESCCGGSCTSVLNDPSHCGACGAACPNTLCVGGHCSSECVFGFDNCDGNVVTNGCEVDLTSDPERCGGCSLRCPSGAICDAGQCACAPPLLDCDNLHDTGCEIDGSSDPANCGACGVTCGPNMACQAGVCGCAPGYADCNGAPDDGCEATLGTEADCRSCGDACAAGMICDGRSGCACASGRLDCDGAPGCEAIGIDPTTCGACDVRCAPDKAYCDGAACAAGCAPGLAACDASCVDTQVSPFHCGACGVAAGPHQRCDRGELVCDEGFADCDPVAPGCESDLTRDPRHCGACATACKPGAVCASGACACGALTPHDCGAACRACCSDEDCSDGDGCTADVCEDGGARCKSTGCADGEQCCSLVACRQCCTSADCSGGDICSGGACIAPCGGGLVACDGKCVSLGSAEHCGACGNACLSGRECRTGKCTPEWAPMTRLGAPAPRQMAAATWIGSALFLWGGRTSAGDVGDGALYDPARDTWSTLGNEGAPSPRVLAAAAWTGSRVLVWGGGSFTSLFGLSTGGVYDPAARTWRAMSTTNAPAARRMPIGVWTGTRLLIWGGSAGGAPVAGGGLYNPVADAWTPASSAGAAPAREGVAWAWSGTELYVFGGRAGDATTNEGYAYNPTTDGWRSLPSADAPSPRTDAFAVWMGDRLLVWGGQDQDGNARKSGAIYDPAADAWRGIDDKGAPSDRSRAERRTGWTGWTGAHALIAGGRSGLTFRRDGKLYDPMMAAWGASMSAASKQHTFGVGVWTGTELILWSGLDGPSLVPEGERFRP; translated from the coding sequence ATGTCTTCCCAGGAAAGCCCCGCGCGCGAGGCGCGACATGGAAGGTCCACGGCCGGCGCGCGCTGGCCGCTGCTGCTCGCGCTGGCCGTGCTCACCGGCGCCTGCTCGCTGCTCGCGGAGAGCGCCCTCTCCGACAAACCCTCCGAGGGCGGCCAGGACGCGACCTCGACGGGCGGCGGCTGCGCGCCCGACTGCCCGGACGGCGCCTGCTGCGGCGGTACGTGCGTCGCGCTGGACACGGACCGGGAGCACTGCGGCGCCTGCGGCAACGCGTGCGGCGACGGGGAGTCGTGCTGCGGCGGGTCGTGCACCAGCGTGCTGAACGATCCCTCGCACTGCGGCGCGTGCGGCGCGGCGTGCCCGAACACCCTCTGCGTGGGCGGCCACTGCTCGTCCGAGTGCGTCTTCGGCTTCGACAACTGCGACGGGAACGTCGTCACCAACGGCTGCGAGGTCGATCTCACGAGCGATCCCGAGCGCTGCGGCGGTTGCTCGCTCCGTTGCCCCTCGGGCGCCATCTGCGACGCGGGGCAGTGCGCCTGCGCGCCGCCGCTCCTCGACTGCGACAACCTCCACGACACGGGGTGCGAGATCGACGGCTCCTCGGATCCCGCGAACTGCGGCGCCTGCGGCGTCACCTGCGGGCCGAACATGGCGTGTCAGGCCGGCGTGTGCGGGTGCGCTCCGGGATACGCCGACTGCAACGGCGCGCCCGACGACGGCTGCGAGGCCACGCTCGGGACAGAGGCGGACTGCCGGAGCTGCGGGGATGCGTGCGCGGCCGGCATGATCTGCGATGGCCGCAGCGGCTGCGCCTGCGCGAGCGGGCGCCTCGACTGCGACGGCGCGCCTGGCTGCGAGGCGATCGGCATCGACCCGACGACCTGCGGAGCGTGCGACGTGCGGTGCGCGCCGGACAAGGCCTACTGCGACGGCGCGGCGTGCGCCGCCGGCTGCGCCCCCGGCCTCGCCGCGTGCGACGCCTCGTGCGTCGACACGCAGGTCAGCCCGTTCCACTGCGGCGCGTGCGGCGTCGCCGCGGGGCCGCACCAGCGCTGCGACCGAGGCGAGCTGGTGTGCGACGAGGGCTTCGCCGACTGCGACCCGGTCGCCCCGGGCTGCGAGTCCGATCTCACGAGGGACCCGCGGCACTGCGGCGCGTGCGCCACCGCCTGCAAGCCGGGCGCCGTGTGCGCCTCCGGCGCGTGCGCGTGCGGGGCGCTCACGCCGCACGACTGCGGCGCGGCCTGCCGCGCCTGCTGCTCGGACGAGGACTGCTCGGACGGCGACGGCTGCACCGCCGACGTGTGCGAAGACGGCGGCGCGAGGTGCAAGAGCACGGGCTGCGCCGACGGAGAGCAGTGCTGCAGCCTCGTCGCGTGCCGCCAGTGCTGCACAAGCGCGGACTGCAGCGGGGGCGACATCTGCTCCGGCGGCGCCTGCATCGCGCCGTGCGGAGGCGGCCTCGTGGCCTGCGATGGCAAGTGCGTCAGCCTGGGCTCGGCCGAGCACTGCGGCGCGTGCGGGAACGCCTGCCTGAGCGGGCGCGAGTGCCGCACCGGCAAGTGCACGCCCGAGTGGGCCCCGATGACGAGGCTCGGCGCGCCCGCGCCGCGGCAGATGGCCGCGGCGACCTGGATCGGGAGCGCGCTCTTCCTGTGGGGCGGCCGCACGTCGGCCGGGGACGTGGGCGACGGGGCGCTCTACGATCCGGCGCGCGACACGTGGTCGACGCTGGGCAACGAGGGCGCCCCCTCGCCGCGCGTGCTCGCGGCCGCGGCGTGGACGGGCTCCCGGGTGCTCGTCTGGGGCGGCGGCTCGTTCACGAGCTTGTTCGGCCTGTCCACCGGCGGCGTGTACGACCCAGCGGCGCGGACATGGCGCGCGATGAGCACCACGAACGCCCCCGCGGCGCGGCGGATGCCGATCGGCGTGTGGACCGGCACGCGCCTCCTGATCTGGGGCGGCTCCGCGGGCGGCGCTCCGGTGGCCGGCGGCGGGCTCTACAACCCGGTCGCCGACGCATGGACGCCGGCCTCCAGCGCCGGCGCGGCCCCCGCGCGCGAGGGCGTCGCGTGGGCCTGGTCGGGCACGGAGCTCTACGTCTTCGGCGGGCGAGCCGGCGACGCGACAACGAACGAGGGGTACGCCTACAACCCCACGACCGACGGGTGGCGATCGCTGCCCAGCGCCGACGCGCCGAGCCCGAGGACCGATGCGTTCGCGGTCTGGATGGGCGATCGGCTCCTCGTCTGGGGCGGGCAGGACCAGGACGGCAACGCCCGCAAGAGCGGCGCGATCTACGATCCGGCGGCCGACGCGTGGCGCGGGATCGACGACAAGGGCGCCCCCTCGGATCGCAGCCGCGCCGAGCGGCGCACCGGCTGGACCGGGTGGACCGGCGCGCACGCCCTCATCGCCGGCGGGCGGAGCGGCCTGACGTTCAGGCGAGACGGGAAGCTGTACGATCCGATGATGGCAGCGTGGGGAGCGAGCATGTCGGCCGCGAGCAAGCAGCACACCTTCGGCGTGGGCGTGTGGACGGGGACCGAGCTGATCTTGTGGTCCGGGCTCGACGGGCCCTCGCTGGTGCCCGAGGGGGAGCGGTTCAGGCCGTGA
- a CDS encoding serine/threonine-protein kinase produces the protein MPPRSISAPASSTDSTPRPESASRSFAASAAFPRGSAPGSLDPELLDPSRVTPPPEASTPSPAPGRAARRIYREGDVIGGKYRLRYVLGEGGMGMVWLAHNDVLNIDVAIKFIRREVNSTEATVRLHQEARAAARIDHPSIVRVIDFGESDHRDPYIVMEVLRGEQLVEAIERKKRFSPTGALRILLPIASAVAAAHDRRIVHRDLKPENIFLVKNDRGDITPKIVDFGIAKVWSETASGEMTKAGTVLGSPDYMSPEQARGITDVDGQTDVWAFAVVLYETITGQKPFQGGNYHDLVAAILVKDPTPITALGVGDEALWAIIARGLGKERFNRWRTMREMGVALARWATENGVVEDVTGTSLAMHWLSDGEQRPLSERPAVRAQQRRLSERPALAARAQRSSEDHLEAAVHPVHHEAARPSGDRRRVAIVAAAGLATLLILGAALFSLRAMNARDGSAEPAPAAPPAASQAAAAPSAAQGPAPESRPEPARTAEPQPSAGAPRLGPAEGPTASAHAREPAPAPRSAGSRRTAPSRAGAKTSGAALPVPSRPNF, from the coding sequence ATGCCGCCGCGCTCCATCTCCGCGCCCGCCTCGTCGACGGACTCGACCCCGCGGCCCGAGAGCGCGAGCCGCTCGTTCGCGGCTTCTGCGGCGTTCCCGCGCGGCAGCGCTCCGGGCTCGCTCGACCCGGAGCTGCTCGATCCGTCCCGCGTGACACCGCCCCCGGAGGCCAGCACGCCGTCGCCCGCCCCGGGACGGGCGGCGCGGCGCATCTACCGCGAGGGCGACGTGATCGGCGGCAAATACCGCCTGCGCTACGTCCTCGGCGAGGGCGGCATGGGGATGGTGTGGCTGGCCCACAACGACGTCCTCAACATCGACGTCGCCATCAAGTTCATCCGGCGCGAGGTCAACTCGACCGAGGCGACGGTGCGCCTCCACCAGGAGGCGCGCGCCGCCGCGCGGATCGATCACCCCTCGATCGTCCGTGTGATCGACTTCGGGGAGTCCGATCACCGCGACCCGTACATCGTGATGGAGGTGCTCCGGGGGGAGCAGCTGGTCGAGGCGATCGAGCGCAAGAAGCGCTTCTCGCCCACGGGGGCGCTCCGCATCCTCCTGCCCATCGCGAGCGCCGTCGCCGCGGCGCACGACCGGAGGATCGTCCACCGCGATCTCAAGCCCGAGAACATCTTCCTCGTGAAGAACGATCGCGGCGACATCACCCCGAAGATCGTCGACTTCGGCATCGCCAAGGTGTGGAGCGAGACGGCGAGCGGCGAGATGACCAAGGCGGGCACGGTGCTGGGCAGCCCCGATTACATGTCGCCCGAGCAGGCGCGCGGCATCACCGACGTCGACGGGCAGACCGACGTCTGGGCGTTCGCCGTGGTGCTCTACGAGACGATCACCGGCCAGAAGCCGTTCCAGGGCGGCAATTACCACGACCTCGTCGCGGCGATCCTCGTCAAGGATCCGACGCCGATCACCGCGCTCGGCGTGGGCGACGAGGCGCTGTGGGCCATCATCGCGCGCGGCCTCGGGAAGGAGCGCTTCAACAGGTGGCGGACCATGCGCGAGATGGGCGTCGCGCTCGCGCGGTGGGCGACCGAGAACGGCGTCGTGGAGGACGTGACAGGGACCTCGCTCGCCATGCACTGGCTGAGCGACGGCGAGCAGCGGCCGCTCTCCGAGCGGCCTGCGGTGCGGGCGCAGCAGCGGCGCCTCTCCGAGCGGCCGGCGCTGGCGGCGCGGGCGCAGAGGAGCAGCGAGGACCACCTGGAGGCCGCTGTACACCCTGTACACCACGAGGCCGCTCGCCCGAGCGGGGACCGGCGGCGCGTCGCCATCGTCGCGGCGGCGGGGCTGGCGACGCTCTTGATCCTCGGCGCCGCGCTGTTCTCCCTGCGCGCCATGAACGCGCGTGACGGCAGCGCCGAGCCCGCGCCTGCGGCGCCGCCCGCTGCGTCGCAGGCCGCCGCCGCACCATCGGCCGCACAGGGCCCCGCGCCCGAGAGCCGCCCCGAGCCGGCGCGCACGGCCGAGCCGCAGCCCTCGGCCGGCGCGCCCCGCCTCGGACCGGCGGAGGGCCCCACCGCGAGCGCCCACGCGCGGGAGCCCGCGCCGGCTCCCCGGAGCGCCGGCTCGCGGCGGACCGCGCCCTCGCGGGCGGGCGCGAAGACCTCTGGCGCCGCCTTGCCGGTCCCTTCCCGGCCGAACTTCTAG
- a CDS encoding diacylglycerol/lipid kinase family protein, with product MGGIGVIINPRSRQNLSDPRAAVRLARALGDHGVVRAARSREDLARIAEDFRKLSIDVLGISGGDGTNHVTITGFLDVYENEPLPPIAFLRGGTMNTVANAVGVPRGRPDGLLAGLIARYTDRGRDPLRWVERHVMQIGAHYGFIFGTGCVHGFIAEYNRSEERSALWAAKVLARASAAVLLNTGTQVAARWQGRVHFEDGSAFPDRDYLAVAAGTVDQIGLGFRPFHRHDERPESFHMLGIHTSALGFVRKLPDIWRARPMGEAHTFEKIARRAVLEARSGVVHYVCDGDVHEHAGPLPVRIGPRVKILVEHKSGHRPARARRASHDVCTRGERAHPCGIVR from the coding sequence ATGGGCGGCATCGGCGTCATCATCAACCCCCGCTCGCGCCAGAACCTGAGCGATCCCCGCGCGGCGGTCCGGCTCGCGCGCGCGCTCGGCGACCACGGCGTCGTCCGCGCCGCGCGCTCCCGCGAGGACCTCGCCCGCATCGCGGAGGACTTCAGGAAGCTCTCCATCGACGTGCTCGGCATCTCCGGGGGAGACGGCACGAACCACGTCACCATCACCGGCTTCCTCGACGTCTACGAGAACGAGCCGCTGCCGCCGATCGCCTTCCTGCGCGGCGGGACGATGAACACCGTGGCCAACGCCGTGGGCGTCCCCCGCGGGCGCCCCGACGGCCTGCTCGCGGGGCTCATCGCCCGCTACACCGATCGCGGCCGGGACCCGCTGCGCTGGGTCGAGCGCCACGTGATGCAGATCGGCGCCCACTACGGCTTCATCTTCGGCACCGGCTGCGTCCACGGCTTCATCGCCGAGTACAACCGCAGCGAGGAGCGGAGCGCGCTCTGGGCCGCGAAGGTCCTCGCCCGCGCGAGCGCCGCGGTGCTCCTCAACACGGGCACCCAGGTCGCCGCGCGCTGGCAGGGCCGCGTCCACTTCGAGGACGGCTCGGCGTTCCCGGACCGCGACTACCTCGCCGTGGCCGCCGGCACGGTGGACCAGATCGGCCTCGGGTTCCGCCCGTTCCACCGCCACGACGAGCGCCCGGAGAGCTTCCACATGCTGGGCATCCACACCTCCGCGCTCGGCTTCGTCAGGAAGCTGCCCGACATCTGGCGAGCGCGGCCGATGGGCGAGGCGCACACGTTCGAGAAGATCGCCCGGCGCGCGGTGCTCGAGGCCAGGTCGGGCGTCGTCCACTACGTCTGCGACGGCGACGTGCACGAGCACGCAGGCCCGCTCCCCGTGCGCATCGGCCCGCGGGTGAAGATCCTCGTGGAGCACAAGTCCGGCCATCGCCCCGCCCGCGCCCGGCGCGCGTCGCACGATGTGTGCACCCGCGGCGAGCGCGCGCATCCCTGCGGAATCGTACGCTGA